The Hymenobacter sp. GOD-10R genome includes a window with the following:
- a CDS encoding Mrp/NBP35 family ATP-binding protein gives MAITQEDVLRALSYVEEPDLGKDLVTLNMIEDVKIDGLNVSFSVILTTPACPLKELIHNACVRAIHTMVDKDAVVNVNLTSRVTTARAANAAVLNGVKNIIAIASGKGGVGKSTVTANLALALARTGAKVGLVDADISGPSMPTMFGVEDARPHVFQTPEGKNLIQPVVQYGVKLMSIGFLAPAESAIVWRGPMASSALKQFITEVDWGELDYLLLDLPPGTSDIHLTLVQTVPVTGALIVTTPQKVALADAQKGLQMFRQPQINVPVLGVVENMAWFTPAELPENKYYIFGQGGGKALADKHEVPLLGQIPLIQSIRENGDQGTPAILEPGSAPAELFEQLAEELARQISIRNATQGRTQIVEMTR, from the coding sequence ATGGCTATTACCCAAGAAGACGTTCTGCGCGCGCTGAGCTACGTGGAAGAGCCCGACCTAGGCAAAGACCTCGTGACGCTCAACATGATTGAGGACGTGAAGATTGATGGCTTGAACGTATCGTTTTCTGTCATTCTCACCACGCCTGCTTGTCCGCTGAAGGAGCTGATTCACAACGCCTGCGTCCGCGCCATCCACACGATGGTCGACAAAGACGCAGTGGTAAATGTAAATCTGACCTCACGTGTTACCACGGCGCGTGCTGCCAATGCCGCCGTGCTGAATGGCGTGAAGAATATTATTGCCATTGCCTCTGGTAAAGGCGGCGTGGGCAAGAGCACCGTGACGGCTAACCTAGCCCTCGCGCTAGCTCGCACCGGCGCCAAAGTAGGCCTCGTAGACGCCGATATTTCCGGCCCCTCCATGCCGACGATGTTTGGCGTGGAAGATGCCCGCCCCCACGTTTTCCAGACGCCCGAAGGCAAAAACCTGATCCAGCCCGTCGTGCAATACGGCGTGAAGCTGATGAGCATTGGCTTCCTAGCTCCTGCTGAAAGCGCTATCGTATGGCGTGGCCCAATGGCTTCGTCGGCGCTGAAGCAGTTCATCACGGAAGTGGACTGGGGCGAGCTCGACTACCTGCTGCTCGATTTGCCGCCTGGCACCTCCGACATTCACCTCACGCTGGTACAAACCGTGCCCGTAACCGGTGCCCTTATCGTGACGACGCCACAGAAAGTGGCCCTCGCCGACGCCCAGAAAGGCTTGCAGATGTTCCGCCAGCCTCAGATCAACGTGCCAGTGCTAGGTGTTGTGGAGAACATGGCGTGGTTTACACCCGCTGAGTTGCCCGAAAATAAGTACTACATCTTCGGCCAAGGCGGCGGCAAGGCGCTGGCCGACAAGCACGAGGTGCCGCTGCTGGGTCAGATTCCGCTGATACAAAGCATTCGTGAGAACGGCGACCAGGGTACACCGGCCATTTTGGAACCAGGCAGTGCCCCAGCGGAGTTATTTGAACAGCTCGCCGAGGAGCTAGCCCGTCAAATCTCAATCCGCAACGCTACCCAAGGCCGCACGCAGATTGTAGAAATGACTCGCTAG
- a CDS encoding S9 family peptidase, which translates to MHKYLLTLTATAFCVSEAVMAQQRPVLTDQDYARAERFMGYNTQPLIDGSAGQPHWLAGDRFWYRVLTARGSEYVLVDPARKTRTAAFDHAKLAAALSTASGKTYEANRLPFRDLMFSPDGKSVFFAASGKGWKYDLGNGQLSPNATGAAQPSPNARNEVVSPDGQLAAYIKDYNLWVRNTETGQSTQLTTDGIKDYGYATDNAGWTHSDAPVLRWSPDSRKIATFRQDQRQVGDMYLVTTNIGHPRLESWKYPLPGDKDIAMIERVIVEVNSPKVVRLQVAPDPHRGSLSDDISSSGTFDDVDWSPDAKQLAFVSTSRDHKQEKLRVADATTGAVREVFEETVATQYESGQRTINWRYLPKTKEVIWYSERDNWGHLYLYDAGTGKVKNQITKGNFVVTQLLKVDEAKRQLYFLADGREAGNPYFTHLYRIGLDGKNLTLLTPEAGNHQVMLAPSGRYFIDTYSQPDKPGATVLRGADGKLVSTLEKTDISRLTATGWKAPTPITVKDQDGKNDLYGLMFTPTTLDPAKKYPIINYIYPGPQGGGVGSWSFSAARGDNQALAELGFVVVVIEGSCNPLRSKSYHDVCYGNMAENTLSDQVTGMRQLAQKYPYIDLERAGIWGHSGGGYATAAAMFRYPDFFKVGISESGNHENRNYEDDWAERYIGLLKTNSDGTTNYDNQANATFAKNLKGKLMLAHGLMDDNVPPYNTMLVVEALTKANKSYDLVVFPNAQHGYGAYSPYMTRRRWDYFVQNLAGAQPPHDYEMKPKPDPRTEVQ; encoded by the coding sequence ATGCACAAGTATTTACTGACCCTCACTGCGACGGCTTTTTGCGTTTCAGAAGCAGTGATGGCCCAGCAACGGCCCGTCCTCACCGACCAGGATTATGCCCGCGCCGAGCGGTTTATGGGCTACAACACCCAGCCGCTGATAGACGGTAGTGCCGGGCAGCCCCACTGGCTTGCCGGCGACCGGTTTTGGTACCGCGTGCTGACGGCCCGGGGAAGCGAATACGTACTGGTAGACCCGGCCCGTAAAACCCGCACCGCGGCCTTCGACCACGCCAAGCTAGCTGCCGCGCTTTCCACGGCCAGCGGTAAAACCTACGAGGCCAACCGGCTGCCCTTTCGGGACCTCATGTTTTCGCCCGATGGAAAGTCGGTTTTTTTCGCCGCGAGCGGCAAAGGTTGGAAGTACGACTTAGGCAATGGGCAGCTGAGCCCCAATGCTACGGGCGCCGCCCAACCTAGCCCTAACGCCCGGAACGAAGTAGTATCGCCCGATGGTCAGCTCGCCGCCTACATCAAGGACTACAACCTGTGGGTGCGCAACACGGAAACAGGCCAGAGCACCCAGCTCACCACCGACGGCATAAAGGACTACGGTTACGCCACCGACAACGCCGGCTGGACCCACAGCGACGCGCCGGTGCTGCGCTGGTCGCCCGATTCGCGCAAAATCGCCACCTTCCGGCAAGACCAGCGCCAGGTGGGCGACATGTACCTGGTGACCACCAACATCGGCCATCCTAGGTTGGAGTCATGGAAATATCCGCTGCCCGGCGACAAGGACATTGCCATGATTGAGCGGGTGATAGTGGAAGTGAACAGCCCGAAAGTGGTGCGCCTGCAAGTGGCGCCTGATCCGCACCGTGGGTCACTATCGGACGACATTTCGAGCAGCGGCACCTTCGACGACGTAGATTGGAGCCCCGACGCCAAGCAGCTAGCTTTCGTATCCACTTCGCGCGACCACAAGCAGGAAAAGCTACGCGTGGCGGATGCTACTACCGGCGCGGTGCGTGAAGTGTTTGAAGAAACCGTGGCAACGCAGTACGAATCAGGTCAGCGTACTATCAACTGGCGCTATTTGCCCAAAACCAAAGAAGTTATCTGGTACTCGGAGCGCGACAATTGGGGCCACTTGTACCTCTACGATGCGGGCACCGGCAAGGTGAAGAACCAGATTACGAAGGGCAATTTCGTAGTGACGCAACTGCTGAAAGTAGACGAGGCGAAGCGCCAGCTCTACTTCCTGGCCGATGGACGCGAGGCGGGCAACCCTTACTTTACCCACCTTTACCGCATTGGGCTGGATGGCAAGAACCTGACCCTGCTCACGCCCGAAGCCGGCAACCACCAAGTGATGCTGGCGCCCTCGGGCCGCTACTTCATCGACACTTATTCGCAGCCCGACAAGCCGGGCGCGACGGTGCTGCGCGGGGCCGACGGCAAGCTCGTTTCGACCCTAGAGAAGACTGATATTTCGCGCCTCACGGCTACCGGCTGGAAGGCGCCGACGCCTATTACAGTGAAGGATCAGGACGGCAAGAATGACCTCTACGGCCTAATGTTCACGCCCACGACGCTGGACCCAGCCAAGAAGTACCCGATTATTAACTACATCTACCCCGGTCCGCAGGGCGGCGGCGTGGGTAGCTGGTCTTTTTCGGCGGCGCGGGGCGACAACCAAGCGTTGGCTGAGCTAGGTTTCGTGGTGGTAGTGATTGAGGGCAGCTGTAACCCGCTGCGTTCCAAGAGCTACCACGACGTTTGCTATGGCAACATGGCCGAAAACACGTTATCGGACCAAGTGACTGGTATGCGGCAGTTGGCGCAAAAGTACCCGTACATTGATCTGGAACGGGCTGGCATCTGGGGGCACTCGGGCGGCGGCTACGCCACGGCAGCGGCCATGTTCCGCTACCCCGACTTCTTCAAAGTGGGCATTTCGGAGTCGGGTAACCACGAAAACCGCAACTACGAGGACGACTGGGCGGAGCGCTATATCGGCCTACTCAAAACTAACTCCGACGGCACCACCAACTACGACAACCAAGCCAACGCCACCTTCGCCAAGAACCTCAAAGGCAAGCTGATGCTGGCCCACGGCCTCATGGACGACAACGTGCCACCCTACAACACCATGCTGGTAGTGGAGGCCCTCACGAAAGCCAACAAGAGCTATGACTTAGTGGTGTTTCCAAACGCCCAGCACGGCTACGGGGCCTACTCTCCTTACATGACGCGCCGCCGCTGGGACTACTTCGTGCAGAACCTAGCCGGCGCTCAGCCCCCACATGATTACGAAATGAAGCCTAAGCCCGACCCGCGCACGGAAGTGCAATAA
- a CDS encoding head GIN domain-containing protein, which translates to MKTTTALQLCTLTLGLGLVSCSASAQEKQTRQTGDFRAIKASGAVNIILKQGAKTSVVLEAQDEMLSHIRTEVENGTLRIYRDKDGGSLRSLLGGKSDKVVAYITTPQLTGLELSGASDVKSESVFSADHFTIKASGASDVTLGVKASTLNVEASGASDIRLTGQVESQQVHISGSSDYRASELLSKRATVEASGASDAYVSAESLSSHASGASDVHNKSKSVGAR; encoded by the coding sequence ATGAAAACGACGACTGCTCTCCAACTCTGCACGCTGACCTTGGGCCTAGGTCTGGTTTCCTGCTCCGCTTCCGCACAGGAAAAGCAAACGCGTCAAACCGGCGATTTTCGTGCGATTAAGGCAAGCGGCGCGGTCAACATCATTTTGAAGCAGGGCGCCAAGACGTCGGTGGTGCTGGAAGCGCAGGATGAGATGCTGAGCCACATTCGCACCGAAGTGGAGAATGGCACCTTGCGTATTTATCGGGATAAAGATGGTGGCAGCCTACGCAGTTTGCTAGGTGGCAAAAGCGACAAAGTTGTGGCCTACATCACCACGCCTCAACTAACTGGCTTAGAGCTAAGTGGTGCCAGCGACGTGAAAAGCGAATCGGTTTTCTCCGCTGATCATTTTACCATTAAAGCCAGTGGTGCCAGCGACGTAACCCTAGGGGTGAAAGCCAGCACGCTCAACGTGGAAGCCAGCGGCGCCAGCGACATTCGCCTGACCGGCCAAGTGGAAAGCCAGCAAGTGCACATCAGCGGCAGCAGCGACTATCGCGCCTCTGAGCTGCTAAGCAAGCGCGCCACCGTAGAAGCCTCTGGCGCCAGCGACGCGTACGTATCGGCTGAGAGCTTGTCCTCGCACGCCTCTGGGGCGAGTGATGTGCACAATAAAAGCAAGTCGGTAGGGGCACGTTAA
- a CDS encoding S9 family peptidase codes for MKKNATILCLLLALLPWVASAQKGLPPLIDRELLFGDPEISGGQLSPDGRFLSFIKPYKGTRNIWVKGLKEPFDKARPMTNDQTRPVRNYFWSRDGKYLLYVQDKGGDENFNIYAVNPAEKPATGQEVPAARDLTGLKGVRVAIYNVPLTDPNTLYIGLNDRDKAWHDLYKLNLATGAKTLVRKNTDRISGWIFDWKDQLRLAARSNADGSTEWLRVNGDQMTPFYKTSLDEESEVVGFAKDNQHVYLTTNKGADRNLSEIVLMDPATSQETMFAADPQHRVDVGALEISEKTHEPVLIDYNDDRMRRVWLDKSFEQDFKTVAAKLPNLDVYPTSHTTDERLWLLSATDATHPSVAYLFDRQTKQLTKQYETRPKLPVADLATMTVVRYKSSDGLEIPAYLTLPKGVDPKNLPVVIFPHGGPWARDMYGFNAYHQFLANRGYAVLSPNFRASTGYGKKFLEAGNNEWGQKMQDDLTWGVKYLVEQGIADPKRVGIMGGSYGGYATLAGVAFTPDVYSAAVAIVAPSNLITLLNAIPPYWEAGRKQMYARMGDPNTEAGKAQMFRQSPLNSADKIKTPLMVVQGANDPRVNKAEADQIVVALRDRNYPVQYLLAPDEGHGFARPVNNLAMIAASEKFMASYLHGRYQESMTPAVAKRLGEITVDPKTVTLKKVGTATMEMK; via the coding sequence ATGAAAAAAAATGCTACTATTCTCTGCTTGCTCTTGGCATTGCTGCCTTGGGTTGCATCGGCGCAAAAAGGCCTGCCGCCGCTCATTGATCGAGAATTGCTCTTCGGAGACCCCGAGATTTCGGGCGGGCAGCTTTCACCGGATGGCCGATTTCTGTCCTTTATAAAACCGTATAAAGGCACCCGCAACATCTGGGTGAAGGGCCTGAAGGAGCCGTTCGATAAAGCTAGGCCTATGACCAACGACCAGACACGGCCGGTACGCAACTACTTCTGGAGCCGCGACGGCAAGTACCTGCTCTACGTGCAGGATAAAGGCGGCGATGAGAACTTCAACATCTACGCCGTGAACCCCGCTGAAAAGCCGGCTACTGGCCAAGAAGTGCCCGCCGCCCGCGACCTGACCGGCCTCAAAGGCGTGCGCGTGGCTATTTATAACGTGCCCCTCACCGACCCCAACACGCTCTACATCGGCCTCAACGACCGCGACAAAGCTTGGCACGACCTCTACAAACTAAACCTAGCTACCGGCGCGAAAACGCTGGTGCGCAAGAATACCGACCGAATTTCAGGTTGGATTTTCGACTGGAAAGACCAACTCCGCCTAGCAGCCCGCTCGAACGCCGACGGCAGCACCGAGTGGCTGCGTGTGAACGGCGACCAGATGACACCGTTCTACAAAACCTCACTCGATGAAGAAAGCGAAGTAGTCGGCTTTGCAAAGGACAATCAGCACGTTTACCTAACGACTAACAAGGGTGCCGACCGCAACCTATCGGAAATTGTGCTGATGGACCCGGCCACAAGTCAGGAAACCATGTTTGCTGCCGATCCGCAGCACCGCGTCGATGTAGGTGCGCTGGAAATTTCGGAGAAAACGCACGAGCCCGTTCTCATTGACTACAACGATGACCGGATGCGGCGCGTGTGGCTGGACAAAAGCTTTGAGCAAGACTTTAAAACCGTTGCTGCTAAGCTCCCGAACCTCGACGTGTACCCCACGTCGCACACAACTGATGAGCGCCTGTGGCTGCTGTCGGCTACTGATGCCACGCACCCTAGCGTCGCTTACCTGTTCGACCGCCAAACCAAGCAACTCACCAAACAGTACGAAACGCGGCCCAAACTGCCCGTCGCCGACCTAGCTACGATGACGGTAGTGCGCTACAAATCGTCGGATGGTTTAGAAATTCCCGCGTACCTGACTTTGCCTAAAGGTGTTGATCCCAAGAACTTGCCCGTGGTAATTTTCCCGCATGGCGGACCGTGGGCCCGTGACATGTACGGGTTCAATGCCTATCATCAGTTTTTGGCCAACCGCGGCTACGCGGTGCTGTCGCCAAACTTCCGCGCCTCCACCGGCTACGGCAAGAAGTTTTTGGAAGCCGGCAACAACGAATGGGGCCAGAAAATGCAGGACGACCTGACCTGGGGCGTGAAGTACCTGGTGGAGCAAGGCATTGCCGACCCGAAGCGCGTCGGCATCATGGGTGGCTCCTACGGTGGCTACGCGACCCTAGCCGGCGTCGCCTTCACGCCCGATGTGTATTCGGCAGCGGTGGCCATCGTGGCGCCTTCTAACCTGATAACGCTGCTCAACGCCATTCCGCCGTACTGGGAAGCCGGCCGCAAGCAGATGTACGCCCGCATGGGCGACCCCAACACGGAAGCTGGCAAAGCGCAGATGTTCCGCCAGTCGCCCTTGAACTCGGCCGATAAGATCAAGACGCCGCTGATGGTGGTGCAGGGTGCCAACGACCCGCGCGTGAACAAGGCTGAAGCCGACCAAATCGTGGTAGCCCTGCGCGACCGGAACTACCCCGTACAATACCTGCTCGCCCCCGACGAAGGCCACGGCTTTGCCCGCCCCGTGAACAACCTAGCCATGATAGCCGCATCCGAGAAATTCATGGCTAGCTACCTGCACGGCCGCTACCAGGAAAGCATGACGCCCGCCGTTGCCAAGCGCCTGGGTGAAATCACGGTGGATCCGAAGACGGTGACGCTCAAGAAAGTCGGTACGGCAACGATGGAGATGAAGTAG
- the dnaG gene encoding DNA primase, producing the protein MARIPKETVDQIIHLADIVEVVGDFVTLKRKGQNMWACCPFHHEKSPSFSVAPAKGLYKCFGCGKAGGVIQFIMDIEGTSYVEALKYLAKKYGVDIQEEEKTPEEQLIQNDKDSQYIVSNWAKDHYHKLLTDTDEGQSIGLSYLRQRGLNQQTIKTFELGYSLDQWDDLLKSAEKAGFERKYLEKTGLAIERKDDQGKDTGRRYDRFRGRVMFPIHNISGRVIGFGARTLKANDKSAKYLNSPESDIYHKSDVLYGLYQARQAIRNEELCYLVEGYLDVLSLHQGSIRNVVASSGTSLTESQIRLIGRYTDNVTVLYDGDAAGIRASLRGIDLILEGGLNVRVVLFPDGDDPDSYIRKVGDQRFKEYLDNNSQDFISFKTNLVAKEAAHDPVKKAEAIRDVLQSIAKVPDPIKRQVFLQQTSGTFGIDEQVLITEYNKLVKNSSSKAAGGTPPSSSSTAARPASLPTPSRGPQLQPELSPEDEAAMYGATEELFGPSGTGSAADPDAEPVPDVLQACEREVVRLLLLYAAQPLSDDVSVAQYLLSQLDETPLRTPIYADMLHLCQEEMNQGRWPEVRTFIQHGRGDIRALVSDLATEKYELSPNWSTHQIYVPRELDQLQQACDNAILRFNKVNVQRELAARLDSLREPLDEETLMETLHAVKLLKQMDDQLGTMLGTVIPRGA; encoded by the coding sequence ATGGCCCGCATCCCCAAAGAAACCGTTGATCAGATTATACACCTCGCCGACATTGTGGAGGTGGTAGGCGACTTCGTGACCCTGAAGCGCAAAGGCCAGAATATGTGGGCCTGCTGCCCGTTTCACCACGAGAAGTCGCCGTCGTTTTCGGTAGCGCCGGCTAAGGGGCTATACAAGTGCTTTGGCTGCGGCAAGGCTGGTGGCGTGATTCAGTTCATCATGGACATCGAGGGCACCAGCTACGTGGAGGCTCTGAAGTACCTAGCCAAGAAGTACGGCGTTGATATTCAGGAAGAAGAAAAGACGCCGGAAGAACAGCTCATTCAGAACGATAAGGACTCGCAGTACATCGTTTCGAACTGGGCCAAGGATCATTACCACAAGCTGCTCACCGACACCGACGAGGGCCAAAGCATTGGCCTGAGCTACCTGCGCCAGCGCGGCCTCAACCAGCAGACCATCAAAACCTTCGAGCTAGGTTACTCGCTCGACCAGTGGGACGACCTGCTGAAATCGGCGGAGAAAGCGGGTTTTGAGCGCAAGTATTTAGAAAAGACGGGTCTCGCTATTGAGCGTAAGGACGACCAAGGCAAGGACACCGGCCGCCGCTACGACCGATTCCGCGGCCGGGTGATGTTCCCGATCCACAATATTTCGGGTCGCGTGATTGGCTTCGGCGCGCGCACGCTCAAGGCCAACGATAAGAGCGCCAAGTACCTGAACTCGCCTGAATCGGATATTTACCATAAATCCGACGTGCTATATGGCCTGTACCAAGCTAGGCAGGCCATTCGGAATGAGGAACTGTGCTATTTGGTGGAAGGCTACTTGGATGTGCTGAGCTTGCACCAGGGCAGCATCCGCAACGTAGTGGCCTCGTCGGGCACTTCGCTCACGGAGAGCCAGATACGTTTAATTGGTCGTTACACCGACAACGTGACGGTGCTCTACGATGGCGACGCGGCCGGTATTCGGGCGTCGTTGCGCGGCATTGACCTGATTCTGGAAGGCGGGCTGAATGTGCGTGTGGTGCTCTTCCCCGACGGCGATGATCCCGACAGCTACATCCGCAAAGTTGGCGACCAGCGCTTTAAAGAGTATCTGGATAATAATAGCCAGGACTTTATCAGTTTCAAAACCAATCTGGTAGCGAAGGAAGCGGCCCACGACCCCGTGAAGAAGGCCGAAGCTATCCGCGACGTGTTGCAAAGCATTGCCAAAGTGCCTGATCCGATCAAGCGGCAGGTGTTTTTGCAGCAAACCAGCGGCACCTTCGGCATCGATGAGCAAGTGCTCATTACGGAGTATAATAAGCTGGTAAAGAACAGCTCATCGAAAGCGGCAGGAGGGACGCCACCTAGCAGTAGTAGCACAGCGGCAAGGCCAGCATCTTTGCCGACGCCTAGCAGAGGTCCGCAGCTACAACCTGAACTCAGCCCTGAGGATGAAGCCGCTATGTACGGTGCTACCGAGGAGCTGTTTGGCCCGTCGGGTACCGGCTCAGCGGCCGATCCGGATGCCGAGCCGGTACCTGATGTGCTGCAAGCCTGCGAGCGGGAAGTGGTGCGCCTGTTGCTGCTTTATGCCGCGCAGCCGCTCTCTGATGACGTTAGCGTAGCACAATACCTACTTAGCCAACTGGATGAAACGCCACTCCGCACGCCCATCTACGCCGATATGCTGCACCTGTGCCAGGAGGAAATGAACCAGGGCCGCTGGCCCGAGGTGCGCACCTTTATTCAGCACGGCCGCGGCGACATTCGTGCGCTGGTCAGCGACCTAGCTACGGAGAAGTATGAGCTAAGCCCCAACTGGAGCACCCACCAAATCTACGTGCCCCGCGAGCTGGATCAGCTGCAACAAGCCTGCGACAACGCTATTCTGCGCTTTAACAAGGTAAATGTGCAACGCGAGCTAGCCGCCCGCCTCGACTCGTTGCGTGAGCCGCTGGATGAGGAAACGTTGATGGAAACCCTGCACGCCGTGAAGCTGCTCAAGCAAATGGATGACCAGCTCGGTACTATGCTCGGTACAGTGATTCCAAGGGGGGCGTAA
- a CDS encoding Crp/Fnr family transcriptional regulator: MTPHETLLTVIRRFVPLTPAEEELIIPWFVAEELPKGGFFLRPGEVSRKVAFIVEGVFHNFRNRDGQEHTFYFGREQEFIGDYSSFLPAQPAVHAIQALEPARLLSISYDNLERLYRQVQQGERFGRLVAEMLFVDVLGQLTSFYEETPEERYARFVRTYPDLQQRIPQYYIASYVGVKPQSLSRIRGRAML, from the coding sequence ATGACGCCACACGAGACTCTGCTTACTGTTATTCGCCGCTTCGTGCCGCTTACCCCAGCCGAGGAGGAACTGATTATCCCGTGGTTCGTGGCCGAGGAGCTACCCAAGGGTGGCTTCTTCCTGCGCCCGGGGGAGGTGAGCCGTAAAGTTGCTTTCATCGTGGAGGGCGTGTTTCACAACTTTCGCAACCGCGACGGGCAGGAACACACCTTCTACTTTGGCCGCGAGCAGGAGTTTATCGGCGACTACAGCAGCTTCTTGCCCGCTCAGCCTGCTGTGCACGCCATCCAGGCCCTGGAGCCGGCCCGCCTGCTCTCCATCTCCTATGATAACCTAGAGCGCCTCTACCGCCAGGTGCAGCAAGGCGAGCGGTTTGGCCGCTTGGTAGCGGAGATGTTGTTTGTGGACGTGTTGGGGCAACTCACCTCTTTCTACGAAGAGACACCCGAGGAGCGCTACGCCCGCTTTGTGCGCACCTACCCCGACCTGCAGCAGCGCATTCCCCAGTACTACATCGCCTCCTACGTGGGCGTGAAGCCCCAGTCGCTGAGCCGTATTCGGGGCCGCGCGATGTTGTAA
- a CDS encoding DUF4267 domain-containing protein, whose translation MTQRNITRSLSLLLGLGMIFIGARFLLAPRAGAEGFGVFLPADSNYAFHYAKGIRDVFSGLLLALFAGLGYDRPLAWVTLLGALIPCVDLAIVLAQPTGSLALATPHLLAIVLLLALTVSLFTLTRPASTNTK comes from the coding sequence ATGACACAACGCAACATCACCCGCAGCCTGAGCCTACTTCTGGGCCTAGGCATGATCTTCATTGGCGCCCGTTTTCTGCTGGCACCCCGCGCGGGAGCGGAAGGCTTTGGCGTGTTTTTGCCGGCCGACAGCAATTACGCTTTTCATTACGCGAAAGGGATCCGCGACGTCTTCTCGGGTCTGTTGCTGGCGCTCTTCGCCGGGCTCGGGTACGACCGCCCCTTGGCTTGGGTCACACTATTGGGCGCGCTGATTCCTTGTGTAGACCTAGCCATCGTGCTGGCCCAGCCCACCGGCTCGCTCGCGTTGGCCACCCCGCACCTGTTGGCCATTGTCCTGCTGCTAGCGTTGACGGTGTCGCTTTTCACGCTGACTCGGCCCGCTTCCACTAACACTAAATAG
- a CDS encoding SDR family oxidoreductase, with amino-acid sequence MQSALVTGANKGIGLEVAKQLAQQGYFVYLGSRNLESGEAAVQQLQAAGLTTLAAIQLDVTNPDSIRAARATIGEKTPVLDVLVNNAGISGGMYQPARHATREQFRDVFETNVFGVAGVTQAFLDLLEKSPQPRIVNVSTAMASLTSYANFDDEHFAYRFPVYQASKTALNMYTLNLAYELRDTPFKVNAVCPGYTKTDFTGYQGTSTVAEAGQRIVKYALLGPDGPTGKFFSEEYFPAPATCPW; translated from the coding sequence ATGCAATCAGCATTAGTCACCGGTGCCAACAAAGGCATTGGCCTAGAAGTCGCCAAACAACTCGCCCAGCAAGGCTATTTCGTGTATCTCGGCAGCCGTAATCTGGAGAGCGGCGAAGCCGCAGTTCAACAGCTCCAGGCCGCCGGACTCACAACCCTCGCTGCCATCCAATTAGACGTTACCAATCCCGACTCTATCCGGGCCGCTCGGGCCACGATTGGTGAGAAAACACCGGTTCTGGATGTGCTGGTCAACAATGCCGGTATTTCCGGCGGTATGTACCAGCCGGCCCGCCACGCCACGCGAGAGCAGTTCCGAGACGTGTTTGAAACGAACGTATTCGGCGTGGCTGGGGTCACACAGGCCTTCCTCGACCTGCTGGAGAAGTCGCCACAGCCGCGCATCGTTAATGTGAGCACAGCCATGGCGTCCCTCACCTCATACGCCAACTTCGACGACGAGCATTTTGCCTACCGGTTTCCGGTGTACCAGGCGTCGAAGACGGCCTTGAACATGTACACCCTCAACCTAGCCTATGAACTGCGCGACACGCCCTTCAAAGTTAACGCAGTATGCCCTGGCTACACCAAAACCGACTTCACGGGCTACCAAGGCACTAGCACGGTAGCGGAGGCCGGGCAGCGCATCGTAAAGTACGCGCTGCTAGGTCCGGATGGCCCAACCGGTAAGTTCTTCAGTGAAGAATACTTTCCTGCCCCAGCCACGTGCCCGTGGTAA
- a CDS encoding AraC family transcriptional regulator, which yields MNVKQINPYADLVAVCSGDQRYGGEKTFVDNVLIRVLAGELKVVQADRMHYATAGDTVLLRRNQPTTLLKYPKDRAAYQAVILKLPTDLVRAYYTQHPAEPTQPVAAGLLLFPKSLLLQSLFASLLPYLELEQHLPEKLLEVKITEVIEILRSLDSQSDGVLADFSAPGKVNLVEFMEANYQFNLPLTRFSYLTGRSLTTFKRDFQKAFQLSPQRWLTQKRLELAHYQLAEKRRKPVDLYLEVGFENLAHFSYAFKKQYGYPPTALAGSGASDRLLTG from the coding sequence ATGAACGTCAAGCAGATAAATCCCTACGCAGACCTAGTGGCAGTTTGTAGTGGCGACCAACGCTACGGAGGAGAGAAAACCTTCGTTGATAATGTCCTGATCCGTGTGCTTGCTGGCGAGTTGAAAGTAGTGCAGGCCGACCGCATGCACTATGCCACAGCGGGTGACACGGTGCTGTTGCGCCGAAACCAACCAACAACGCTGCTGAAGTACCCGAAAGATAGGGCTGCATATCAAGCCGTTATCCTCAAGCTGCCCACAGACCTGGTGCGGGCGTATTACACACAACATCCGGCGGAACCTACCCAGCCTGTGGCCGCTGGCCTGTTGCTGTTTCCCAAAAGCCTACTCCTACAGAGTCTCTTCGCTTCCCTTCTCCCCTACCTGGAACTGGAACAGCACCTACCGGAAAAGCTCCTTGAAGTGAAAATAACGGAGGTCATCGAAATCTTACGTAGCCTCGACTCGCAGAGCGACGGGGTGCTGGCCGATTTTTCCGCGCCCGGAAAAGTGAACCTAGTAGAGTTTATGGAAGCCAACTATCAGTTCAATCTGCCCTTGACCCGGTTCAGCTACCTGACCGGCCGTAGCCTCACTACTTTCAAGCGGGACTTCCAAAAAGCGTTTCAACTGTCCCCTCAGCGCTGGCTCACGCAGAAACGATTGGAGTTGGCTCACTACCAGTTAGCGGAAAAAAGGAGAAAACCCGTGGACCTGTACTTGGAGGTAGGCTTTGAGAATCTGGCGCACTTCTCTTATGCATTTAAAAAGCAATATGGCTATCCCCCTACCGCTCTAGCCGGATCCGGGGCTAGCGACCGGTTGCTAACAGGTTGA